From a single Myotis daubentonii chromosome 5, mMyoDau2.1, whole genome shotgun sequence genomic region:
- the ARRDC5 gene encoding arrestin domain-containing protein 5: MSVVKWIELVLPKDAIYLAGSCIKGQVILTLNSTLVDPIVKVELVGRGYVEWSEETGASRDYSRDIICNNRADYVHKSKKFPVKDNWLSAGSHTFDFHFNLPPRLPSTFTSKIGHVFYFVQASCMGREHILAKKRMYLLVQGTSDFPRENQSPLFVETEKKVSYNCCRKGSICVQIRLENNTFTPGERVLFTTEINNQTSKCIKTVVFALYTHVQYEGFTPKTERRSRVESCELLRQEANTPIVPFDTTKIVSIFNLPPVLSVSSDVQEGEIMSTQYELVSTVHLPWSLTSVKAKIPIVIASTALDSDSCQRQEWARQC, encoded by the exons ATGTCTGTGGTGAAGTGGATCGAGTTAGTGCTGCCCAAGGATGCGATCTACCTGGCCGGCTCCTGCATAAAAGGGCAGGTGATTCTAACCCTGAACAGCACCCTGGTGGACCCCATTGTGAAGGTGGAGCTCGTGGGAAGGGGTTACGTGGAGTGGAGCGAAGAAACCGGGGCATCCCGTGATTATAGCAGAGATATTATTTGCAACAACAGGGCCGACTATGTACATAAGTCAAAGAAGTTCCCAGTGAAGG ATAATTGGTTAAGTGCAGGCAGCCACACCTTTGATTTCCATTTCAACTTACCTCCCAGGCTCCCTTCTACCTTTACCAGCAAAATTGGCCATGTCTTCTACTTCGTGCAAGCCTCCTGCATGGGCCGGGAGCACATTCTAGCAAAGAAGAGGATGTACTTGTTGGTTCAAGGGACTTCGGACTTCCCCCGAGAAAACCAG AGTCCCCTGTTTGTGGAGACTGAGAAGAAGGTCTCCTACAACTGCTGCCGGAAGGGCAGCATCTGCGTCCAGATCCGGCTGGAAAATAACACCTTCACGCCAGGGGAGCGGGTCCTCTTCACCACGGAGATCAACAACCAGACCAGCAAGTGCATCAAGACGGTCGTCTTCGCCCTCTACACCCACGTGCAGTACGAGGGCTTCACGCCCAAGACGGAGCGGCGGTCACGGGTGGAGAGCTGCGAGCTGCTCCGGCAGGAGGCCAACACCCCGATCGTACCCTTCGACACCACCAAGATCGTCAGCATCTTCAACCTCCCGCCGGTTCTGTCTGTAAGCAGCGACGTGCAGGAAGGCGAGATCATGAGCACCCAGTACGAGCTGGTCAGCACGGTGCACCTGCCCTGGTCCCTGACCAGCGTGAAGGCCAAGATTCCCATCGTCATCGCCAGCACCGCCCTGGACTCAGACAgctgccagaggcaggagtgggCAAGGCAGTGTTAG